The Kitasatospora paranensis genome has a window encoding:
- the truB gene encoding tRNA pseudouridine(55) synthase TruB encodes MKRKGTGPDGLVIVDKPEGITSHGVVAKLRWLAGTRKVGHAGTLDPMATGILVIGVERATRLLGHLMLTSKTYEATVRLGQTTITDDREGEVTASVPADAVAREAIDAGIAALTGEIMQVPSKVSAIKIDGKRSYARVREGEDFELAARPTTVHSFTVHAQRSAVAEDGTPVTDLDVTVECSSGTYIRALARDLGAALGVGGHLTALRRTRVGPYGLEHARTLEQLEEKLEVLPIAEAAAAAFPRWDVDADQARQLSTGMKLKAPGLGVDGPIAVFDPDGRFLALVEEKGGSAKPVAVFVG; translated from the coding sequence ATGAAGCGCAAGGGAACCGGTCCTGACGGCCTCGTCATCGTCGACAAGCCGGAGGGCATCACCTCGCACGGGGTGGTCGCCAAACTGCGATGGCTGGCCGGCACCCGCAAGGTCGGCCACGCCGGCACGCTGGACCCGATGGCCACCGGCATCCTGGTGATCGGCGTCGAGCGGGCCACCCGGCTGCTCGGCCACCTGATGCTCACCAGCAAGACCTACGAGGCCACCGTCCGGCTCGGCCAGACCACGATCACCGACGACCGGGAGGGCGAGGTCACCGCCTCGGTGCCCGCCGACGCCGTCGCCCGGGAGGCGATCGATGCCGGGATCGCCGCGCTGACCGGCGAGATCATGCAGGTCCCGTCGAAGGTGTCCGCGATCAAGATCGACGGCAAGCGGTCGTACGCCCGGGTCCGCGAGGGCGAGGACTTCGAACTCGCCGCCCGGCCCACCACCGTGCACTCCTTCACCGTCCACGCGCAGCGCTCCGCGGTCGCCGAGGACGGCACCCCGGTGACCGACCTCGACGTCACGGTCGAGTGCTCCTCCGGCACCTACATCCGGGCGCTCGCCCGCGACCTCGGCGCCGCGCTCGGCGTCGGCGGCCACCTCACCGCACTGCGCCGGACCCGCGTCGGCCCCTACGGCCTGGAGCACGCGCGCACCCTGGAGCAGCTGGAGGAGAAGCTGGAGGTGCTGCCCATCGCCGAGGCCGCGGCCGCCGCCTTCCCGCGCTGGGACGTCGACGCCGACCAGGCGCGGCAGCTCTCCACCGGCATGAAGCTCAAGGCGCCGGGGCTCGGCGTCGACGGCCCGATCGCGGTCTTCGACCCGGACGGCCGCTTCCTGGCCCTGGTCGAGGAGAAGGGCGGCAGCGCCAAGCCGGTCGCCGTCTTCGTGGGCTGA
- a CDS encoding DUF503 domain-containing protein, with protein sequence MFVGTLTFDLLLGDVHSLKEKRSIVRPIVAELQRKYSVCAAEVGNQDLHRRAEIGCAVVAGDVAYVTEILDSCERFVAGRPEVMLLSARRRHHNDDDE encoded by the coding sequence ATGTTCGTAGGAACACTCACCTTCGACCTCCTCCTCGGCGACGTCCACTCGCTGAAGGAGAAGCGTTCGATCGTGCGGCCCATCGTGGCCGAACTGCAGCGCAAGTACAGCGTGTGCGCTGCCGAAGTCGGGAACCAGGACCTCCACCGCAGGGCCGAGATCGGCTGCGCGGTGGTCGCCGGGGACGTCGCGTACGTCACCGAGATCCTGGACAGCTGTGAGCGGTTCGTCGCCGGCCGCCCCGAGGTGATGCTGCTCTCCGCACGGAGACGCCACCACAACGACGACGATGAGTGA
- the nusA gene encoding transcription termination factor NusA has product MDIDMSALRGLVTEKGVPFDLLVESIESALLIAYHRTEGSRRRARVELNRQSGHVTVWALEDAAELDEGVEPKEFDDTPSGFGRIAASTAKQVILQRLRDAADDQTFGEYAGKEGDIVTGVVQQGQDPKAILVDIGKLEALLPPQEQVPGEVYAHGTRLKCYVVGVRRGVRGPSVTLSRTHPNLVKRLFALEVPEIADGSVEIAAIAREAGHRTKIAVWSRRQGLNAKGACIGPMGSRVRNVMAELHGEKIDIVDWSEDPAEMVAAALSPARVTKVEIVDYAQRSARVIVPDYQLSLAIGKEGQNARLAARLTGWRIDIRPDTEAPAEGPQE; this is encoded by the coding sequence GTGGACATCGACATGAGCGCCCTGCGTGGGCTGGTTACCGAGAAGGGCGTCCCGTTCGACCTGCTGGTCGAGTCGATCGAGTCGGCGCTCCTCATCGCGTACCACCGCACCGAGGGTTCGCGCCGCCGCGCCCGCGTCGAACTGAACCGCCAGAGCGGGCATGTGACGGTCTGGGCGCTGGAGGACGCGGCCGAGCTGGACGAGGGCGTCGAGCCCAAGGAGTTCGACGACACCCCGAGCGGCTTCGGCCGGATCGCGGCGTCGACCGCCAAGCAGGTCATCCTGCAGCGGCTGCGCGACGCGGCGGACGACCAGACGTTCGGCGAGTACGCCGGCAAGGAGGGCGACATCGTCACCGGTGTCGTCCAGCAGGGCCAGGACCCGAAGGCCATCCTGGTCGACATCGGCAAGCTGGAGGCGCTGCTGCCGCCGCAGGAGCAGGTGCCCGGCGAGGTGTACGCGCACGGCACCCGCCTCAAGTGCTACGTGGTGGGTGTGCGCCGCGGTGTCCGCGGCCCGTCCGTGACCCTGTCGCGGACCCACCCGAACCTGGTGAAGCGGCTGTTCGCGCTGGAGGTCCCGGAGATCGCCGACGGTTCGGTGGAGATCGCCGCGATCGCCCGTGAGGCCGGCCACCGCACCAAGATCGCGGTCTGGTCGCGCCGGCAGGGGCTGAACGCCAAGGGCGCCTGCATCGGTCCGATGGGCAGCCGGGTCCGCAACGTGATGGCCGAGCTGCACGGCGAGAAGATCGACATCGTCGACTGGTCGGAGGACCCGGCGGAGATGGTCGCCGCCGCGCTGTCCCCCGCGCGGGTGACGAAGGTGGAGATCGTCGACTACGCCCAGCGGTCCGCACGGGTGATCGTGCCGGACTACCAGCTGTCGCTGGCGATCGGCAAGGAGGGGCAGAACGCCCGCCTGGCCGCCCGCCTCACCGGCTGGCGGATCGACATCCGTCCGGACACCGAGGCGCCCGCCGAGGGGCCCCAGGAATAG
- a CDS encoding YlxR family protein — protein MSGRTHVRACPERTCVGCRKRAAKHELLRVVAVEGACVPDHRGALPGRGAHLHPDLACLDLAVRRRAFPRAFRLQGSLDTDALRAYVGQRAGVTPAS, from the coding sequence TTGTCTGGCCGGACGCATGTCCGAGCATGCCCGGAACGCACCTGCGTGGGCTGCCGCAAGCGCGCGGCCAAGCACGAGCTGCTGCGTGTCGTGGCGGTTGAGGGCGCCTGCGTCCCCGACCACCGCGGCGCGCTGCCGGGGCGGGGTGCACATCTGCACCCCGACCTCGCCTGTCTCGACCTCGCGGTCCGCCGTCGGGCGTTCCCCAGGGCCTTCCGGCTCCAGGGGTCGCTCGACACCGATGCGCTCCGGGCGTACGTCGGGCAGCGGGCGGGAGTCACCCCGGCGTCCTGA
- the rbfA gene encoding 30S ribosome-binding factor RbfA has product MTDTARARKLADRIQVVVAETLQRRIKDPRLGYVTITDARVTGDLREATVFYTVYGDETEREASAAALESAKGVLRSEVGRQTGVRFTPTLTFVADALPDNAKNIDDLLDKARLSDAAVRTAAAGATYAGEADPYRTPGSHDDADEDE; this is encoded by the coding sequence GTGACCGACACCGCAAGGGCGCGCAAGCTCGCCGACCGCATCCAGGTGGTCGTCGCCGAGACCCTGCAGCGCCGGATCAAGGACCCGCGTCTGGGGTACGTGACCATCACGGACGCCCGGGTCACCGGCGATCTGCGCGAGGCCACGGTCTTCTACACCGTCTACGGTGACGAGACCGAGCGGGAGGCCAGCGCTGCGGCGCTGGAGAGCGCCAAGGGCGTGCTCCGCTCCGAGGTCGGCCGGCAGACCGGGGTCCGGTTCACGCCGACCCTGACGTTCGTCGCGGACGCCCTGCCGGACAACGCCAAGAACATCGACGACCTGCTCGACAAGGCGCGGCTGTCCGACGCGGCCGTCCGCACCGCGGCGGCCGGCGCCACGTACGCCGGCGAGGCGGACCCGTACCGCACGCCCGGTTCGCACGACGACGCGGACGAGGACGAGTAG
- a CDS encoding serine protease — MTGRHQPGSTAGQRRTEAAWAPLVVTDGQGRPHGLALPVDRQGTAVTAYQAVAGLTEAVLRLPDGTARPLGPGAVRLLPGHGLALLHTGHPDGPPTAVPPVTGRTDRRLVTVLHPGAPGAGPVLLPGVVVGHCTAVQPTDADGFHTVPGALLIRLPPSAPVPEAGAPVLDAETGAVLALLAPALRGDRPDTVAAAPLAAGLPADVLLRNAESAPAFGPDLNLGGLLRIAAAQLDAATAGPARIADLAADRVDRPDGLTGEEPQHPATVLTGAAGSGRSTELAALAVRRATGPRPLPTLWVRGADLDPADRSLADAAARVLGAAARTLGAPAPDPAEAARLCAASGRPLLVLLDAPEEAPAAPRPDWHADTARWLADHGARLLLACRPESRPAGVGPVLVLGPLPPDAAERVARRHGADPALLAPADAAHPQTLRIAGDLRAAGVTGRPGGRGELYAAHLDLQCLRIARRIAAADDRRPGAHRRGAPPPGDEDTARLRRTATVVAGRVHEAARQLLGAGHAALTADEFERLFPAVGGWGPAVLAEGLFVRAGAGFRLAAEDPADWLQGRHLDLDGALRLLVDGQPPHPAPGEREAGRPAPGEAAHGVPRHRLGPVAAALHRIADTRGAEALDVWLHRLRLALDTDEPDADAAWWAAHLLTAVLPAAPDLAVHRTLLERLTRHPAFPPGWWAALPLAPADRTALLRRLVRTETADGPYRAAVRALIAADPATVLPLLCTWFACAEPLADGSGATVADLTHDLLLAQRSLAVDELTEALVDAGHPRADALLARLAVEEPSALCRAVDRWSHDPRPERHVAAAVHALRVAPQADRAGRALLRFTALTLLARTDEPALHGAALALLLRDPASRAEYLPRALAGYAADDPFLGASALAPALDGHPDEVLSAVRRRLAAPAAPLTDALRLLAGAESAATVRQGVLIAAHQLREHPERAGQLAAHLEALLAAGQDARPLVAEAVAGATAVRKVFAPVLAAACDQEAEAAQLEALLAAERDPGVLAAVLDRFADSCERAAPARARELVRRIAAHWPDADAELVRTAGRAAPLARLLADWPDTAAPPPDGPLITRLRELAAAGRDPQYAAAESERTALRAAEGALDLGRARA; from the coding sequence ATGACAGGCAGACACCAGCCGGGCAGCACGGCGGGGCAACGGCGGACCGAGGCCGCCTGGGCCCCGCTCGTCGTCACGGACGGCCAGGGACGCCCGCACGGGCTCGCCCTGCCCGTCGACCGGCAGGGCACGGCGGTCACCGCCTACCAGGCCGTCGCAGGCCTCACCGAGGCCGTCCTGCGCCTGCCCGACGGCACCGCCCGGCCGCTCGGCCCGGGCGCCGTCCGGCTGCTGCCCGGCCACGGCCTCGCCCTGCTGCACACCGGCCACCCGGACGGGCCGCCCACCGCCGTGCCGCCGGTCACCGGCCGCACCGACCGCCGCCTGGTCACCGTCCTCCACCCGGGCGCACCCGGCGCCGGGCCGGTCCTGCTGCCCGGCGTCGTGGTGGGGCACTGCACCGCCGTCCAGCCCACCGACGCGGACGGGTTCCACACCGTCCCCGGCGCCCTGCTGATCCGGCTGCCGCCCTCCGCGCCCGTCCCCGAGGCCGGCGCACCCGTCCTGGACGCCGAGACCGGCGCCGTCCTCGCGCTGCTGGCCCCCGCACTGCGCGGCGACAGGCCCGACACCGTCGCCGCCGCCCCGCTCGCCGCCGGCCTGCCCGCGGACGTCCTGCTGCGCAACGCCGAGAGCGCCCCCGCCTTCGGCCCCGATCTCAACCTCGGCGGCCTGCTGCGGATCGCCGCCGCCCAACTCGACGCCGCCACCGCGGGGCCCGCCCGGATCGCCGACCTCGCCGCCGACCGCGTCGACCGCCCCGACGGCCTCACCGGCGAGGAACCCCAGCACCCGGCCACCGTCCTCACCGGCGCCGCCGGCAGCGGCCGCAGCACCGAACTCGCCGCTCTGGCCGTCCGCCGCGCCACCGGGCCGCGACCGCTGCCCACCCTCTGGGTGCGCGGCGCCGACCTCGACCCCGCCGACCGCTCGCTCGCCGACGCCGCCGCCCGGGTCCTCGGCGCGGCGGCCCGCACCCTCGGCGCACCCGCCCCCGACCCGGCCGAGGCCGCCCGGCTGTGCGCCGCGTCCGGCCGCCCCCTGCTGGTGCTGCTCGACGCACCCGAGGAGGCCCCGGCCGCACCCCGCCCCGACTGGCACGCCGACACCGCCCGCTGGCTCGCCGACCACGGCGCCCGGCTGCTGCTCGCCTGCCGTCCCGAGAGCCGCCCGGCCGGCGTCGGCCCCGTCCTGGTGCTCGGCCCGCTGCCCCCGGACGCCGCCGAGCGGGTGGCCCGCCGGCACGGCGCCGACCCCGCGCTGCTCGCACCCGCCGACGCCGCCCACCCGCAGACCCTGCGGATCGCGGGCGACCTGCGGGCCGCTGGCGTGACCGGCCGGCCCGGCGGCCGCGGCGAGCTGTACGCGGCCCACCTCGACCTCCAGTGCCTGCGGATCGCCCGCCGGATCGCCGCCGCGGACGACCGCCGGCCGGGCGCGCACCGGCGCGGCGCACCGCCGCCCGGCGACGAGGACACCGCCCGGCTGCGCCGCACCGCCACCGTGGTCGCCGGCCGGGTGCACGAGGCCGCCCGGCAGCTGCTCGGCGCGGGCCACGCCGCCCTCACCGCGGACGAGTTCGAGCGGCTGTTCCCCGCCGTCGGCGGCTGGGGTCCGGCCGTCCTGGCCGAGGGGCTGTTCGTCCGGGCCGGGGCGGGCTTCCGGCTCGCCGCCGAGGACCCGGCCGACTGGCTGCAGGGGCGTCACCTCGACCTCGACGGGGCGCTGCGGCTGCTCGTCGACGGGCAGCCGCCGCACCCGGCGCCGGGGGAGCGGGAAGCCGGCCGGCCGGCGCCCGGCGAGGCCGCGCACGGCGTCCCGCGGCACCGGCTCGGCCCGGTCGCCGCCGCACTCCACCGGATCGCCGACACCCGCGGCGCCGAGGCCCTCGACGTCTGGCTGCACCGGCTGCGGCTCGCCCTGGACACCGACGAGCCGGACGCCGACGCCGCCTGGTGGGCCGCCCACCTGCTCACCGCCGTGCTGCCCGCCGCCCCCGACCTGGCCGTCCACCGCACGCTGCTCGAACGCCTCACCCGCCACCCCGCCTTCCCGCCCGGCTGGTGGGCCGCCCTGCCGCTCGCCCCGGCCGACCGGACGGCCCTGCTGCGCCGCCTCGTCCGCACCGAGACCGCGGACGGCCCGTACCGCGCCGCCGTCCGCGCCCTGATCGCCGCCGACCCGGCCACGGTGCTTCCGCTGCTGTGCACCTGGTTCGCCTGCGCCGAGCCGCTGGCGGACGGCTCCGGAGCCACCGTCGCCGACCTCACCCACGACCTGCTGCTCGCCCAGCGTTCGCTCGCCGTCGACGAGTTGACGGAGGCCCTGGTCGACGCCGGGCACCCGCGGGCGGACGCCCTGCTCGCCCGGCTGGCCGTCGAGGAGCCCTCCGCGCTGTGCCGCGCGGTCGATCGGTGGAGCCACGACCCGCGGCCGGAACGCCACGTCGCGGCCGCCGTGCACGCCCTGCGGGTGGCCCCGCAGGCAGACCGGGCCGGACGCGCCCTGCTCCGCTTCACCGCGCTGACCCTGCTCGCCCGTACGGACGAACCCGCGCTGCACGGCGCCGCGCTCGCCCTGCTGCTGCGCGATCCCGCGAGCCGGGCCGAGTACCTGCCGCGGGCCTTGGCCGGCTACGCCGCCGACGACCCCTTCCTCGGCGCGTCCGCGCTCGCCCCGGCCCTGGACGGCCACCCGGACGAGGTCCTGTCGGCCGTCCGCCGCCGGCTGGCCGCCCCCGCGGCGCCGCTCACCGACGCGCTCCGCCTGCTGGCGGGCGCCGAGAGCGCCGCGACCGTCCGGCAGGGCGTCCTGATCGCCGCTCACCAGCTGCGCGAACACCCGGAGCGGGCAGGGCAGTTGGCCGCACACCTGGAGGCGCTGCTGGCCGCCGGGCAGGACGCCCGGCCGCTGGTGGCCGAAGCCGTCGCCGGCGCCACCGCCGTCCGGAAGGTGTTCGCACCCGTGTTGGCCGCCGCCTGCGACCAGGAGGCCGAGGCCGCGCAGCTGGAGGCCCTGCTGGCCGCCGAACGCGACCCGGGCGTGCTGGCGGCCGTCCTCGACCGGTTCGCCGACAGCTGCGAACGCGCCGCGCCCGCCCGGGCCCGCGAACTCGTCCGCCGGATCGCCGCCCACTGGCCGGACGCCGACGCCGAACTCGTCCGCACGGCGGGCCGGGCGGCCCCGCTGGCCCGGTTGCTCGCCGACTGGCCGGACACCGCCGCGCCCCCGCCGGACGGCCCGCTCATCACCCGGCTGCGCGAGCTGGCCGCCGCCGGGCGCGACCCCCAGTACGCCGCCGCCGAGTCCGAGCGGACGGCCCTGCGCGCAGCCGAGGGGGCTCTCGACCTCGGCCGGGCCCGCGCCTGA
- a CDS encoding DHH family phosphoesterase: MTGEPMAAGTAGAGSTSTVAPALVALPGPRAEASGLEHEWQRVVQAIGRATSLDLICHINPDGDALGSALAAGLALRGLGHEVRVSFGDDPQIIPESLSFLPGQELIVPASAVPDVPEMVLCFDVASESRLGLLHAKAFAAPVLVVLDHHASNPGFGTHRLIDPGAPATAVLVDELLRRLGVGLDQELATCLYTGVATDTGSFKYAATTPATHELAGRLLATGIRHDLISRQLWDTGSFGYLKVLAAALDRAVYEPAAAGGRGLVWTWVPYQDLALFGVTVEEIEGLIDVLRRPAEAEVALVLKQDPDGTLRGSSRSKGAVDVAAACGELGGGGHVYAAGFAVRDEVDAVVARFRAALPS, encoded by the coding sequence ATGACCGGCGAGCCGATGGCGGCCGGTACCGCGGGGGCGGGTTCCACCAGCACGGTGGCACCTGCCCTCGTGGCGCTTCCGGGCCCGCGCGCGGAGGCGTCCGGCCTGGAGCACGAGTGGCAGCGGGTGGTCCAGGCGATCGGACGGGCCACCAGCCTCGACCTGATCTGCCACATCAATCCCGACGGTGACGCGCTGGGCTCCGCCCTCGCGGCCGGCCTCGCGCTGCGCGGCCTCGGCCACGAGGTACGGGTCTCCTTCGGTGACGACCCGCAGATCATCCCCGAGTCGCTGTCCTTCCTGCCCGGTCAGGAGCTGATCGTGCCCGCCTCGGCCGTCCCCGACGTGCCGGAGATGGTGCTCTGCTTCGACGTGGCCTCGGAGAGCCGGCTCGGCCTGCTGCACGCCAAGGCGTTCGCCGCGCCCGTCCTGGTGGTCCTCGACCACCACGCGTCCAACCCGGGCTTCGGCACCCACCGCCTCATCGACCCGGGCGCGCCGGCCACCGCGGTGCTCGTCGACGAGCTGCTGCGCCGCCTCGGCGTCGGGCTCGACCAGGAGCTGGCCACCTGCCTGTACACCGGCGTCGCCACCGACACCGGCTCCTTCAAGTACGCCGCCACCACCCCGGCCACCCACGAGCTGGCCGGCCGGCTGCTGGCGACCGGCATCCGGCACGACCTGATCTCCCGCCAGCTCTGGGACACCGGCTCCTTCGGCTACCTGAAGGTGCTCGCCGCCGCCCTGGACCGGGCGGTGTACGAGCCCGCCGCGGCCGGCGGCCGGGGCCTGGTCTGGACGTGGGTGCCCTACCAGGACCTCGCCCTGTTCGGCGTCACCGTCGAGGAGATCGAGGGCCTGATCGACGTGCTGCGCCGCCCGGCCGAGGCAGAGGTCGCGCTGGTGCTCAAGCAGGACCCGGACGGCACCCTGCGCGGCTCCAGCCGCTCCAAGGGGGCCGTCGACGTCGCCGCGGCCTGCGGCGAGCTCGGCGGCGGCGGCCACGTGTACGCGGCCGGCTTCGCCGTGCGCGACGAGGTCGACGCCGTGGTGGCGCGCTTCCGCGCCGCACTGCCCTCCTGA
- the infB gene encoding translation initiation factor IF-2: MAKVRVYELAKELGLESKAVMAKLTELGEFVRSASSTIEAPVVRKLTDALGATPPAGGSSAKPGPRKPAAPTPAGAPGAAAPRPGAPTPGPRPTVTPGPRPTQAPAAAAPAAPAAAAPAAPRPAGAPTPGPRPAARPAAAAAPAAPAAPAAEFSSPAPAGEARESRPAAPRPANPAARPGPRPAGPRPGNNPFTSSNTGMARPGERRPGGQGAGAPRPAGDRPRPGAGAPGAGGAPRPGGDRPRPGGPGAGGAPRPGGDRPRPGAGAPGAGGAPRPGGDRPRPDGMPRPAGPRPGGPSPSGMPRPNPGMMPQRPAGPGPRPGPRPGGGPGARPGGGAGGARPGFAGRPAGPGSRPAGGGFGGPRPGGGAGGGGGFGGGGARPGGFGGRPGGPGARGGTQGAFGRGPGGRPARGRKSKRAKRQEYEAMQAPSVGGVMLPRGNGQSVRLSRGASLTDFAEKINANPAALVSVMFNLGEMVTATQSVSDATLEMLAQEMGFVLEIVSRDDEDRELLESFDIDFGVDEGDEDMLEARPPVVTVMGHVDHGKTRLLDAIRKTNVVAGEAGGITQHIGAYQVQTEVNGEERRITFLDTPGHEAFSAMRARGAKSTDIAILVVAANDGVMPQTVEALNHAKAAGVPIVVAVNKIDVEGADPTKVRGQLTEFGLVAEEYGGDTMFVDISARQGLNIEELLEAVVLTADASLDLRANPEQDAQGIAIEAHLDKGRGAMATLLVQRGTLRVGDSVVVGDAYGRVRAMLDENGNSLSEAGPSRPVLLLGLTSVPRAGDSFIVVDEDRTARQIAEKRAARDRNASFAQRRVRVSLEGLEAALAAGNIEKLNLIIKGDVSGSVEALEDALVKLDVGEEVELRILHRGVGAITESDVDLAMGSDAIIIGFNVRAEGRARTAAEREGVDIRYYSVIYQAIEEIEAALKGLLKPEYEEVRLGSAEIREVFRSSKFGNIAGVIVREGIIRRNTKARLLRDGRLVAENLNIEGLRRFKDDATEVREGFEAGVTLGSYNDIKVDDVIETYEMREKPRA, encoded by the coding sequence GTGGCTAAGGTCCGGGTATATGAACTCGCCAAGGAGCTTGGCTTGGAGAGCAAGGCCGTCATGGCCAAGCTCACCGAGCTCGGCGAGTTCGTGCGTTCGGCGTCCTCGACGATTGAGGCGCCGGTCGTTCGCAAGTTGACTGATGCTTTGGGAGCGACGCCGCCTGCCGGTGGCTCCTCCGCCAAGCCTGGCCCGCGGAAGCCCGCGGCGCCCACGCCCGCCGGTGCCCCCGGCGCGGCTGCACCCAGGCCGGGTGCGCCCACCCCCGGCCCGCGTCCCACCGTGACGCCGGGCCCCCGTCCCACCCAGGCTCCGGCCGCTGCGGCTCCCGCCGCGCCGGCCGCCGCCGCCCCCGCGGCACCGCGTCCCGCCGGTGCGCCGACCCCGGGCCCGCGCCCGGCGGCGCGTCCCGCCGCGGCCGCTGCACCCGCGGCTCCGGCCGCTCCTGCGGCCGAGTTCTCCTCCCCGGCCCCGGCCGGCGAGGCGCGCGAGTCCCGTCCGGCCGCTCCGCGTCCGGCCAACCCCGCGGCCCGTCCGGGCCCGCGTCCGGCCGGCCCGCGTCCGGGCAACAACCCCTTCACCTCCAGCAACACCGGCATGGCCCGCCCCGGCGAGCGCCGTCCCGGCGGCCAGGGTGCGGGTGCCCCGCGTCCCGCGGGTGACCGTCCGCGTCCGGGTGCCGGTGCGCCCGGTGCCGGTGGCGCCCCGCGTCCCGGTGGCGACCGTCCGCGTCCGGGCGGTCCGGGTGCCGGTGGCGCCCCGCGTCCGGGCGGCGACCGTCCGCGTCCGGGTGCCGGTGCGCCCGGTGCCGGTGGCGCCCCGCGTCCCGGTGGCGACCGTCCGCGTCCGGACGGCATGCCCCGTCCGGCCGGTCCGCGTCCGGGTGGGCCCAGCCCGTCCGGCATGCCCCGTCCGAACCCCGGCATGATGCCGCAGCGTCCGGCCGGTCCCGGCCCGCGTCCGGGCCCGCGCCCGGGTGGCGGCCCCGGCGCCCGTCCGGGTGGCGGCGCCGGCGGTGCCCGTCCCGGCTTCGCCGGTCGTCCGGCCGGTCCCGGCTCGCGTCCCGCGGGTGGCGGCTTCGGCGGCCCCCGTCCGGGTGGCGGCGCCGGTGGCGGCGGCGGCTTCGGTGGCGGCGGTGCCCGTCCCGGTGGCTTCGGCGGCCGTCCCGGCGGCCCGGGTGCCCGTGGTGGCACGCAGGGTGCCTTCGGCCGTGGCCCCGGTGGCCGTCCGGCCCGTGGTCGCAAGTCGAAGCGGGCGAAGCGCCAGGAGTACGAGGCCATGCAGGCCCCGTCCGTCGGCGGTGTGATGCTGCCCCGCGGCAACGGCCAGTCGGTCCGCCTGTCGCGCGGTGCCTCGCTGACGGACTTCGCGGAGAAGATCAACGCCAACCCGGCCGCGCTCGTCTCGGTGATGTTCAACCTCGGTGAGATGGTCACCGCGACCCAGTCGGTCTCCGACGCGACGCTCGAGATGCTGGCCCAGGAGATGGGCTTCGTCCTGGAGATCGTCAGCCGGGACGACGAGGACCGCGAGCTGCTCGAGTCGTTCGACATCGACTTCGGTGTCGACGAGGGCGACGAGGACATGCTGGAGGCGCGCCCGCCGGTCGTCACCGTCATGGGTCACGTCGACCACGGAAAGACCCGCCTGCTCGACGCCATCCGCAAGACCAACGTGGTCGCGGGCGAGGCCGGTGGCATCACCCAGCACATCGGTGCCTACCAGGTGCAGACCGAGGTGAACGGCGAGGAGCGCCGCATCACCTTCCTCGACACCCCCGGTCACGAGGCGTTCTCCGCCATGCGTGCCCGTGGTGCCAAGTCCACCGACATCGCGATCCTGGTGGTCGCGGCCAACGACGGCGTCATGCCGCAGACGGTCGAGGCGCTCAACCACGCCAAGGCCGCCGGTGTGCCGATCGTGGTCGCGGTCAACAAGATCGACGTCGAGGGCGCCGACCCGACCAAGGTCCGCGGTCAGCTGACCGAGTTCGGTCTGGTGGCCGAGGAGTACGGCGGCGACACCATGTTCGTCGACATCTCCGCGCGCCAGGGCCTCAACATCGAGGAGCTCCTGGAGGCCGTGGTCCTGACCGCGGACGCCTCGCTCGACCTGCGGGCCAACCCGGAGCAGGACGCCCAGGGCATCGCGATCGAGGCCCACCTGGACAAGGGCCGCGGCGCCATGGCGACGCTGCTCGTCCAGCGCGGCACGCTCCGCGTCGGCGACTCGGTCGTCGTGGGCGACGCCTACGGCCGCGTCCGCGCCATGCTCGACGAGAACGGCAACAGCCTCTCCGAGGCCGGCCCGTCCCGTCCGGTCCTGCTGCTCGGTCTGACCTCGGTGCCCCGCGCCGGCGACAGCTTCATCGTCGTCGACGAGGACCGCACCGCTCGCCAGATCGCCGAGAAGCGCGCCGCCCGCGACCGCAACGCGTCCTTCGCGCAGCGCCGCGTGCGGGTCTCGCTGGAGGGCCTGGAGGCCGCTCTGGCCGCCGGCAACATCGAGAAGCTCAACCTCATCATCAAGGGTGACGTCTCCGGTTCCGTCGAAGCCCTCGAGGACGCCCTCGTCAAGCTCGACGTGGGCGAGGAGGTCGAGCTCCGGATCCTGCACCGCGGTGTGGGTGCCATCACCGAGTCCGACGTGGACCTGGCGATGGGCTCGGACGCCATCATCATCGGCTTCAACGTGCGCGCCGAGGGGCGTGCCCGTACCGCGGCCGAGCGCGAAGGCGTCGACATCCGGTACTACTCGGTCATCTACCAGGCGATCGAGGAGATCGAGGCGGCGCTCAAGGGCCTGCTCAAGCCCGAGTACGAGGAGGTGCGCCTCGGCTCCGCGGAGATCCGCGAGGTCTTCCGCTCCTCCAAGTTCGGCAACATCGCCGGTGTCATCGTTCGCGAGGGCATCATCCGGCGCAACACCAAGGCTCGCCTGCTGCGCGACGGCCGACTGGTGGCGGAGAACCTCAACATCGAGGGCCTGCGCCGCTTCAAGGACGACGCGACCGAGGTCCGCGAGGGCTTCGAGGCCGGTGTGACCCTGGGCTCGTACAACGACATCAAGGTCGACGATGTCATCGAGACCTACGAGATGCGCGAGAAGCCGCGCGCGTAA